Proteins encoded in a region of the Azospirillum sp. TSH58 genome:
- a CDS encoding hydantoinase B/oxoprolinase family protein: protein MTTQKTTTIDPVTLAVLKGRLEQIADEMDATLYRSAFNPIIAEARDACHGLYHAETGATLVQGTNGLPIFVGAMAFAVKAVIDKVAREGDLHPDDIFLFNDPYDGGTHLNDFRLVRPIFRQGQLFCWMASVGHWLDIGGNVPGNFNARATDSFQEGVRFPPVKLVKAGVMNHDLLAILAANSRVPVSNYGDLNGQLNALDLGVRRLTELLDEHGEDTVAAAFDAFTARAEALMRSALSKLPDGTYSFEDYLDNDGITSEKLRIALDLTITGDRMVLDFSRSAAPCAGPLNIAYSTAVACCYVALKHVFTDVPANAGCLNPITFVIPETTLLAVKPPKPVGGYTETILRVIGVVFGALALADPARATAAPFGTINALSLAGHRPDGSRWVMFSFFGGGLGGNPESDGLNHANNPISTATIPPVEILEAAYPVMFTQWALRPDSAGAGLHRGGLGAVYEIEALTAADVFLLGERGVFAPFGVAGGTPAALNRFTWQSDEGEKSPPLASKVTDVKIRDGQRVRLETPGGGGWGDPRRRDAEAVARDVRLGYLGREAARSAYGVALTDDGALDIAATAALRESSAA, encoded by the coding sequence ATGACCACCCAGAAAACCACCACGATCGACCCCGTCACGCTGGCCGTCCTGAAGGGCCGGCTGGAGCAGATCGCCGACGAGATGGACGCGACGCTCTACCGCTCCGCCTTCAACCCGATCATCGCCGAGGCGCGCGACGCCTGCCACGGCCTCTACCACGCCGAGACCGGCGCCACGCTGGTGCAGGGCACCAACGGACTGCCGATCTTCGTCGGCGCCATGGCCTTCGCGGTCAAGGCGGTGATCGACAAGGTGGCGCGGGAGGGCGACCTGCACCCCGACGACATCTTCCTGTTCAACGACCCCTACGACGGCGGCACCCACCTGAACGATTTCCGGCTGGTGCGGCCGATCTTCCGCCAGGGGCAATTGTTCTGCTGGATGGCGTCGGTCGGCCACTGGCTCGATATCGGCGGGAACGTGCCGGGCAACTTCAACGCGCGGGCCACCGACAGCTTCCAGGAGGGCGTGCGCTTCCCGCCGGTGAAGCTGGTCAAGGCCGGGGTGATGAACCACGACCTGCTGGCGATCCTCGCCGCCAACTCCCGCGTTCCGGTGTCGAACTACGGCGACCTGAACGGGCAGCTCAACGCGCTCGACCTCGGCGTGCGCCGCCTGACCGAGCTGCTGGACGAGCATGGCGAGGACACCGTCGCCGCCGCCTTCGACGCCTTCACCGCGCGGGCCGAGGCGCTGATGCGCAGCGCCCTGTCCAAGCTGCCCGACGGCACCTACAGCTTCGAGGACTATCTCGACAACGACGGCATCACGTCGGAGAAGCTGCGGATCGCGCTCGACCTGACCATCACGGGCGACCGGATGGTGCTGGACTTCTCCCGCTCCGCCGCACCCTGCGCCGGGCCGCTCAACATCGCCTATTCCACGGCGGTGGCCTGCTGCTACGTCGCGCTGAAGCATGTCTTCACCGACGTGCCGGCCAACGCCGGCTGCCTCAACCCGATCACATTCGTCATCCCCGAGACGACCCTGCTGGCGGTGAAGCCGCCCAAGCCGGTCGGCGGCTACACCGAGACCATCCTGCGCGTCATCGGCGTGGTGTTCGGCGCGCTGGCCCTGGCCGATCCGGCCCGCGCCACCGCCGCGCCCTTCGGCACCATCAACGCGCTGTCGCTGGCCGGACACCGTCCGGACGGCTCGCGCTGGGTGATGTTCTCCTTCTTCGGCGGCGGCCTGGGCGGCAACCCGGAGAGCGACGGGCTGAACCACGCCAACAACCCGATCTCCACCGCCACCATCCCGCCGGTGGAAATCCTGGAGGCGGCCTATCCGGTGATGTTCACCCAATGGGCGCTACGCCCGGATTCCGCCGGGGCCGGCCTGCACCGCGGCGGGCTGGGGGCGGTCTACGAGATCGAGGCGCTGACCGCCGCCGACGTCTTCCTGCTGGGCGAGCGCGGCGTCTTCGCGCCCTTCGGGGTGGCCGGCGGCACGCCCGCCGCGCTGAACCGCTTCACCTGGCAGAGCGACGAGGGCGAGAAATCGCCGCCGCTCGCCTCCAAGGTCACCGACGTGAAGATCCGCGACGGCCAGCGCGTGCGGCTGGAGACTCCCGGCGGCGGTGGCTGGGGCGACCCGCGCCGCCGCGACGCGGAGGCCGTGGCCCGCGACGTGCGGCTCGGCTACCTCGGCCGCGAGGCGGCGCGCAGCGCCTACGGCGTGGCGCTGACCGACGACGGCGCGCTCGACATCGCCGCCACCGCGGCGCTCCGCGAATCCTCCGCCGCCTGA
- a CDS encoding MmgE/PrpD family protein: protein MTSLSFDVKPASALLAAARPSWLDRWGTFAAGLTFADLPAPVVERAKLVLLDCVGVIVAGMQEPECRALAARLAETGGPGGPGADCPAIGAGRGFAAGSAAFLNGVAGTMLELDEGNQYARGHPAIHVVPALLAAGPRRKATGADLLTALALGYEIGSRIGIAAKLLVTTHPHGTWGTAGAALAVAHLNRADAAMMIETLNIASTLGLATSRRTMLEGGTVRNAYAGLSNQLGLTAWDLAASGFVGETDGVGSVFGGVIATDFRPELMVEELGTRWEIARNYFKRHAACRYTHGALDALGDIVARAGGRIDPAEVAAIEVDTYVWAAQLDGPEPKNMLAAKFSLPFALATFLANGAATPDAFRDGARQDAATRELARRVTVREDRGLTARLPGLRPARVRLTLADGRRFEAEALTNKGDTEDPYSPDEVRAKFADLAGPVWGASHAAAIADCVASIDRAADLSTLTRLLSAPAAAGGSV from the coding sequence ATGACAAGCCTGTCCTTTGACGTCAAGCCGGCGAGCGCGCTGCTCGCCGCCGCCCGGCCGTCCTGGCTCGACCGTTGGGGCACCTTTGCCGCCGGCCTGACCTTCGCCGACCTGCCGGCCCCGGTGGTGGAGCGGGCGAAGCTGGTGCTGCTGGACTGCGTCGGCGTGATCGTCGCCGGCATGCAGGAACCGGAATGCCGCGCGCTCGCCGCCCGCCTCGCCGAAACCGGCGGTCCCGGCGGCCCTGGCGCTGATTGCCCGGCCATCGGCGCGGGGCGCGGGTTCGCCGCCGGGTCCGCCGCCTTCCTCAACGGCGTGGCCGGAACCATGCTGGAGCTGGACGAGGGCAACCAGTACGCCCGCGGCCATCCGGCGATCCACGTCGTGCCGGCCCTCCTCGCCGCCGGCCCGCGCCGGAAGGCGACGGGCGCCGACCTGCTGACCGCGCTGGCGCTCGGCTACGAGATCGGGTCACGCATCGGCATCGCCGCCAAGCTGCTGGTCACCACCCACCCGCACGGCACCTGGGGCACGGCGGGGGCGGCGCTGGCCGTCGCCCACCTGAACCGCGCCGACGCGGCGATGATGATCGAGACGCTCAACATCGCCTCCACCCTCGGCCTCGCCACCAGCCGGCGGACGATGCTGGAGGGCGGCACGGTGCGCAACGCCTACGCCGGACTGTCGAACCAGCTCGGCCTGACCGCCTGGGATCTGGCGGCGAGCGGCTTCGTCGGCGAGACCGACGGGGTGGGCAGCGTGTTCGGCGGCGTCATCGCCACCGACTTCCGCCCGGAGCTGATGGTGGAGGAGCTGGGGACGCGCTGGGAGATCGCCCGCAACTACTTCAAGCGCCACGCCGCCTGCCGCTACACCCACGGCGCGCTCGACGCGCTGGGCGACATCGTGGCGCGTGCCGGCGGGCGGATCGACCCGGCGGAGGTCGCGGCCATCGAGGTCGACACCTATGTCTGGGCCGCCCAGCTCGACGGGCCCGAGCCGAAGAACATGCTGGCGGCGAAATTCTCGCTGCCCTTCGCGCTGGCGACCTTCCTCGCCAACGGCGCCGCCACCCCCGACGCCTTCCGCGACGGCGCCCGCCAGGACGCGGCGACCCGCGAGCTTGCCCGACGGGTGACCGTTCGCGAGGACCGCGGCCTGACCGCCCGCCTTCCCGGCCTGCGCCCGGCCCGCGTCCGCCTGACCCTGGCCGACGGCCGGCGCTTCGAGGCGGAGGCGCTGACCAACAAGGGCGACACCGAGGACCCCTACAGCCCGGACGAGGTGCGCGCCAAGTTCGCCGACCTCGCCGGTCCGGTCTGGGGCGCCTCCCACGCCGCCGCCATTGCCGACTGCGTCGCGTCGATCGACCGCGCGGCCGACCTTTCAACCCTGACCCGGCTTCTGTCGGCGCCCGCCGCCGCCGGGGGGAGCGTCTGA
- a CDS encoding oxaloacetate decarboxylase yields MTRPDLTFKHRLAEDRVVLAPGVYDAFTASLAAAAGFEALYLSGAAIAYTRLGRPDIGLVSVSEVADTIALVRDRVPTPLVVDADTGYGNALNVQRTVRMFERAGATALQLEDQSFPKRCGHLTDKAVIPAGEMAGKIKAAVDARTSEGTLIIARTDAVAVEGVPAALDRARLYVEAGADVLFVEAPKSREQLSAIATDLGGIRPLLANMVEGGQTPISSAADLGDLGYRLVIFPGGIVRALARQAQDYYASLAAHGTTQPFRDRMFDFNALNDLIGTPEMLALGETYKDFTSAKREDAA; encoded by the coding sequence ATGACCCGACCCGATCTCACCTTCAAACACCGGCTCGCCGAGGACCGCGTCGTCCTGGCTCCCGGCGTCTACGACGCCTTCACCGCCTCGCTGGCGGCGGCGGCGGGGTTCGAGGCGCTGTACCTGTCGGGCGCTGCCATCGCCTACACCCGGCTCGGCCGGCCCGACATCGGGCTGGTCTCGGTCAGCGAGGTGGCGGACACCATCGCGCTGGTGCGCGACCGCGTGCCGACGCCGCTGGTGGTGGACGCCGACACCGGCTACGGCAACGCTCTCAACGTGCAGCGCACCGTGCGCATGTTCGAGCGCGCCGGCGCCACCGCCCTGCAGCTTGAGGACCAGAGCTTCCCCAAGCGCTGCGGCCACCTGACCGACAAGGCGGTGATTCCGGCTGGCGAGATGGCCGGCAAGATCAAGGCGGCGGTCGACGCCCGGACCAGCGAGGGCACGCTGATCATCGCCCGCACCGACGCGGTGGCGGTGGAGGGCGTCCCGGCGGCGCTCGACCGCGCCCGCCTCTATGTCGAGGCCGGCGCCGACGTGCTGTTCGTCGAGGCGCCCAAGAGCCGCGAGCAGCTTTCCGCCATCGCCACCGATCTCGGCGGCATCCGCCCGCTGCTGGCGAATATGGTCGAGGGCGGGCAGACCCCGATCAGCTCCGCCGCCGATCTCGGCGACCTCGGCTACCGGCTGGTGATCTTCCCCGGCGGCATCGTGCGGGCGCTGGCCCGGCAGGCGCAGGACTATTACGCCTCGCTGGCGGCCCACGGCACCACCCAGCCCTTCCGCGACCGCATGTTCGACTTCAACGCGCTGAACGATCTCATCGGCACGCCGGAGATGCTGGCGCTCGGCGAAACCTACAAGGACTTCACCTCCGCCAAGCGGGAGGACGCGGCATGA